The Pseudorasbora parva isolate DD20220531a chromosome 16, ASM2467924v1, whole genome shotgun sequence genome includes a region encoding these proteins:
- the aagab gene encoding alpha- and gamma-adaptin-binding protein p34 — MADDQGDEVPTLPCILVTSCDSSFKEEELIRQILGSESLPQATKIEERVSWFPWTINNKYYTANVSLCVVSSTFDMNAEVARSMQAFIVYFDSKTNDGLNNVNPWLSIVEELAPEVLILVCDHVCDSGVSRQEAQQWCLAHAFELVELNPQDLPDEDDDFPESTGIKRILQALNANVWSSVEMKDEHNQGFGLMSSLVASHHNTPRPSQETLSSHSPSNSTDEGTESQRAENHQNNAVDTAVDPMIDIDIQELANLTAGDADVENFERLFTKLKEMKDKASSLPHEQRKVHAEKVAKAFWMAIGGDQDEIDGLSSGEES; from the exons ATGGCCGATGATCAAGGAGATGAAGTACCTACTCTGCCGTGTATCTTAGTCACAAGTTGTGATTCCAGCTTTAAAGAAGAGGAGCTCATTAGAC AAATCTTGGGCTCAGAATCACTGCCACAAGCTACTAAAATAGAGGAAAGAGTATCTTGGTTTCCATGGACAATTAACAACAAATACTACACAGCAAACGTCAGTCTATGTGTTGTTTCAAGCACATTTGACATGAATGCAGAGGTTGCCCGCTCTATGCAAGCATTCATTGTTTATTTTGACAGCAAAACT AATGATGGCCTTAACAACGTCAACCCCTGGTTATCAATAGTGGAGGAACTTGCTCCGGAAGTGCTGATCCTAGTGTGTGATCATGTGTGTGACAgcg GTGTTAGCAGACAGGAAGCCCAGCAATGGTGCCTGGCTCACGCATTTGAATTAGTAGAGCTCAACCCTCAAGATCTACCTGATGAAGATG ATGATTTCCCAGAGTCCACTGGAATAAAAAGAATCCTGCAGGCCCTCAACGCCAATGTGTGGTCCAGTGTCGAGATGAAAGATG AACATAATCAGGGATTTGGGCTAATGAGTAGCCTGGTGGCTTCTCATCACAATACCCCACGGCCCAGTCAGGAGACACTG TCCTCTCATTCCCCATCCAACAGTACAGATGAAGGCACTGAGAGCCAAAGAGCAGAAAATCACCAGAATAATGCAGTAGACACAGCAGTCG ATCCCATGATTGACATAGATATTCAAGAGTTGGCTAATCTAACAGCTGGGGATGCGGATGTGGAGAATTTTGAACGACTCTTTACAAAATTGAAAGAGATGAAAG ACAAGGCCTCTTCATTGCCACACGAACAGAGGAAAGTACATGCAGAGAAG GTTGCTAAAGCATTCTGGATGGCTATTGGTGGAGACCAGGATGAGATTGACGGTTTGTCATCAGGGGAGGAGAGTTAA